One genomic segment of Brassica napus cultivar Da-Ae chromosome A3, Da-Ae, whole genome shotgun sequence includes these proteins:
- the LOC106403862 gene encoding probable FBD-associated F-box protein At1g32375, producing the protein MVLSKRWKYLYTFVPTLEYDHNSYPDGEDRSFSRFVYSSLLLHEAPVLQVLSFLLGQNTGAIDIGVCVRIAIKRHARLLNIEIDDTCSAETINPVILPTSLYTGCTMLVSLGLTNVVLMDSSSTVSFPSLKILGLQSVKYPNNESVPKILSGCPIIESLFVERCLGDNVSLFVVRVASLKILSVINLSDNHADGILIDAPSLEIMRILENTEVFCGIEHNMPKIETANVCVTCNRTEKILSSLTSLQQLRLCVMTSKDAYDAAYPEGILFNRLVDLTLCIFEPECLNLLMPLLKDSPKLRFLKLEQVHPPEAMNRRPCWNEPTDVPSCLLSSLEAFEWSQYEGREEEIKVAQFIIRNSACLKNATFYPKSTDPTEKLEMLMELSVSPRSSSICQLDFGRGTPTCGKGTAVLQDAYSVGTVFHRLCHKIATPRPCWNDPSSVPECLSASLETLEWVRYQGSKEENEVATFILRSGRCLKKVTISSTSTDSDKKLEMLKELSLSFRRSPTCQLAFN; encoded by the exons ATGGTTTTATCGAAACGATGGAAGTATCTTTACACGTTTGTGCCAACACTTGAATATGATCATAACAGTTATCCAGATGGTGAGGACAGGAGCTTCTCGCGGTTTGTTTACAGTTCTTTGCTGTTACACGAGGCTCCAGTTCTACAAGTGTTGTCTTTCCTACTTGGTCAAAACACTGGTGCTATAGATATTGGAGTTTGTGTTAGAATCGCTATTAAACGCCATGCCCGTCTCCTGAATATTGAGATTGATGATACTTGTTCTGCTGAAACTATCAATCCAGTGATACTTCCTACTAGCTTGTATACAGGTTGTACAATGCTTGTGAGTTTGGGGCTAACCAATGTAGTTCTTATGGATTCGTCTTCCACGGTTTCCTTCCCGTCCCTCAAAATTTTGGGCCTTCAATCAGTGAAGTACCCAAATAATGAATCAGTCCCAAAGATTTTATCCGGTTGTCCTATTATTGAAAGTTTATTCGTGGAACGATGCCTCGGTGACAATGTAAGCCTTTTCGTAGTTAGAGTGGCCTCTTTGAAGATTCTATCAGTGATAAATTTATCGGACAACCATGCTGACGGGATTTTGATAGATGCTCCTTCTTTGGAGATCATGAGGATTCTTGAAAATACGGAAGTATTTTGTGGCATTGAGCATAATATGCCTAAGATTGAAACGGCAAATGTGTGTGTTACTTGTAATCGTACTGAAAAGATTCTTTCTTCTCTTACTTCACTCCAGCAACTTAGACTGTGTGTAATGACCTCAAAG GATGCGTATGATGCAGCGTATCCTGAAGGAATATTATTCAACCGGCTTGTAGATTTGACTCTGTGTATTTTTGAACCGGAATGTTTGAATCTACTTATGCCTCTTCTCAAAGATTCCCCCAAACTAAGATTCCTCAAACTAGAACAA GTCCATCCACCTGAGGCTATGAATCGACGGCCGTGCTGGAACGAACCAACTGATGTTCCTAGCTGTTTATTGTCAAGTCTCGAAGCTTTTGAATGGTCACAATacgaaggaagagaagaagagatcaaaGTCGCGCAATTCATCATAAGAAATTCTGCTTGTTTGAAGAATGCAACTTTCTATCCTAAATCTACTGATCCTACAGAGAAGCTTGAGATGCTAATGGAATTATCAGTGTCACCAAGGAGTTCTTCAATATGTCAGCTTGATTTCGGTCGTGGGACTCCTACA TGTGGGAAGGGAACTGCGGTATTGCAGGATGCATATTCTGTTGGTACTGTCTTCCACCGTCTT TGCCATAAGATAGCTACCCCACGCCCCTGCTGGAATGACCCGAGCTCAGTTCCTGAATGTCTGTCAGCGAGTCTAGAAACTCTTGAATGGGTAAGGTATCAAGGAAGTAAAGAAGAGAACGAAGTAGCTACATTCATATTAAGAAGCGGAAGATGTTTGAAGAAGGTAACTATCTCCTCTACATCCACTGACTCCGACAAGAAACTTGAGATGCTCAAGGAGCTGTCCTTATCCTTCAGGCGTTCACCGACATGTCAGCTTGCATTCAACTGA
- the LOC106403172 gene encoding nitrilase 2, translating into MSTLKNTTQVNGDASSSIVRATIVQASTVYNDTPKTIEKAEKLIAEAASNGSELVVFPEGFIGGYPRGFRFGIAVGIHNEEGRDDFRKYHASAIHVPGPEVDKLAELARKNNVYLVMGAIEKDGYTLYCTALFFNSEGRFLGKHRKVMPTSLERCIWGFGDGSTIPVYDTPIGKLGAAICWENRMPLYRTALYGKGVELYCAPTADGSKEWQSSMMHIAMEGGCFVLSACQFCQRKDFPAHVDHLFTDWYDDQHDEAIVSQGGSVIISPLGKVLAGPNFESEGLITADLDLGDIARAKLYFDVVGHYSKPDVFNLTVNEHPKKPVTFVSKTVKAEDDSEFKEK; encoded by the exons ATGTCGACTCTCAAAAACACAACTCAAGTTAACGGCGATGCCTCATCATCCATCGTTCGAGCTACAATCGTCCAGGCCTCCACCGTCTATAACGATACTCCCAAAACTATAG AAAAGGCGGAGAAGTTAATTGCGGAGGCGGCAAGCAACGGGTCCGAGCTTGTGGTGTTCCCGGAGGGGTTTATCGGTGGATATCCTCGTGGATTTAGGTTTGGTATAGCGGTTGGTATTCACAACGAAGAAGGTCGTGATGACTTCCGCAAATATCATGCTTCTGCCATTCATGTTCCTG GGCCTGAAGTAGATAAACTGGCGGAACTAGCTAGGAAAAACAATGTGTACTTGGTAATGGGGGCTATAGAGAAGGATGGCTATACACTCTACTGCACAGCCCTTTTCTTCAATTCTGAGGGTCGATTCTTGGGTAAGCACCGTAAGGTCATGCCAACAAGTCTCGAACGTTGCATATGGGGTTTTGGGGACGGATCAACCATCCCTGTTTACGACACACCCATTGGCAAACTCGGTGCTGCTATTTGCTGGGAAAATAGAATGCCCCTCTACAGAACTGCCCTGTACGGAAAGG GAGTTGAATTATATTGTGCACCTACTGCCGATGGTTCCAAGGAATGGCAATCGTCGATGATGCACATTGCCATGGAGGGTGGATGTTTCGTATTGTCGGCTTGCCAGTTCTGCCAGCGTAAAGATTTCCCTGCGCATGTTGATCACCTTTTTACCGACTGGTACGATGACCAACACGATGAAGCCATTGTCTCCCAAGGTGGTAGTGTCATTATTTCACCATTGGGAAAGGTTCTCGCTGGACCAAACTTTGAATCAGAGGGTCTCATCACAGCTGATCTTG ATCTTGGTGATATAGCAAGAGCCAAGTTATACTTTGATGTGGTGGGACATTACTCTAAGCCAGATGTTTTTAACTTGACCGTAAATGAGCACCCAAAGAAACCAGTTACATTCGTTTCGAAGACGGTGAAAGCTGAGGATGACTCAGAGTTTAAGGAGAAATAA
- the LOC106402534 gene encoding uncharacterized protein LOC106402534 has product MKRKEKRHVSGYEPKFFFCIFFFCLTFFSPLTFFSCSLSQKNERSGERSKPATEPPPLILHHRSSVFVVVWSSSSLERKDRNPPLIGTHHQSKPTTDRTPPPRTTTLALHTVSPPSALVISFSRGIETHHDRSSSLVSILRLLSVLTVSPSSLLVFAGRRTMQDHSDDECLGRHGVSAVGLSALAHDLFNLEITSQG; this is encoded by the exons atgaaaagaaaagaaaag AGACACGTGTCAGGCTATGagccaaagttttttttttgtattttctttttttgtctcACTTTCTTCTCTCCTCTCACTTTCTTCTCGTGTTCTCTGTCACAAAAGAACGAGAGAAGCGGTGAACGATCGAAACCCGCGACCGAGCCTCCACCACTGATCCTCCACCACCGATCCTCCGTCTTCGTTGTCGTCTGGTCGTCTTCTTCGTTAGAGAGGAAGGATCGAAACCCACCACTGATCGGAACCCACCACCAATCGAAACCCACCACCGATCGAACCCCACCACCAAGGACGACGACTCTCGCGCTCCACACGGTGTCTCCTCCGTCTGCTCTCGTCATCTCCTTCAGTAGAGGAATCGAAACCCACCACGATCGTTCGTCTTCCCTCGTTTCGATCCTCCGTCTTCTCTCGGTCCTGACGGTGTCTCCTTCGTCGCTTCTCGTCTTCGCCGGCAGAAGGACCATGCAAGATCACTCAGACGACGAGTGTCTGGGTCGTCACGGCGTCTCCGCCGTCGGTCTTTCAGCTCTGGCTCACGATCTCTTCAATTTGGAGATCACTTCCCAA GGTTGA
- the LOC106406603 gene encoding glucosidase 2 subunit beta isoform X2 yields the protein MRVVVLPSSLSVSLQLCTLLLLASAIRSSSSPLNDPFLGISPQDEKFYKSSSEIKCKDGSKRFTKAQLNDDFCDCADGTDEPGTSACPNGKFYCRNAGHSPLILFSSRVNDGICDCCDGSDEYGGNVTCPNTCWEAGKAARESLKKKIETYKQGLVVRRKEIEQAKVGLEKDAAELKKLKSEEKILKGLVQQLKERKEEIEKVEEKERLQKEKEEKERKDAELAAQPAKENSEEKTDGNEKVEGSTAGEEMPGASHDDDYPDEDTYHDEIGNYKDSPTDEEPAAEAEPTSILEEATHTNPADEHVVDTKKESPSSEDPLTDGSQNDGSTKKESDEDDLVSEKKEELSKEELGRLVASRWTGEKSDKPAAEADDTPKADDQENHEHTPITPHEVDEDDGFVSDADEDTADEGKYSDHEPEDDSYEEEHRHDSTTSYKSDAEDDLDLSETTTSNPTWLEKIQKTVKSILQAVNLIQTTPVDKSEADRVRKEYDESSSKLNKIQSRVSSLEKKLKQDFGPEKEFYSFHARCFESKQGKYTYKVCGYKEATQEEGYSKTRLGEWEKFENSYQFMTYTNGDKCWNGPDRSLKIKLRCGLKNELMDVDEPSRCEYAAVLSTPARCLEDKLKELEQKLEKMMSQDQSHSHDEL from the exons ATGAGAGTAGTAGTGCTACCTTCCTCTCTCTCCGTCTCTTTGCAACTATGCACTCTTCTCCTCCTTGCTTCTGCGATTAGATCGAGCTCTTCTCCATTGAACGATCCGTTTCTCGGCATTTCTCCTCAAG ATGAGAAGTTTTACAAATCATCTTCTGAGATTAAGTGTAAGGACGGATCAAAGAGATTCACGAAAGCTCAACTTAATGACGATTTCTGCGATTGTGCAGACGGAACCGACGAGCCAG GTACATCAGCTTGTCCGAATGGAAAGTTCTATTGTCGGAACGCAGGCCATTCtccattaattttgttttcttccagagtcaatgatggtATCTGTG ATTGTTGTGATGGAAGTGATGAGTATGGTGGTAATGTGACTTGCCCGAATACATGCTGGGAGGCTGGAAAAGCTGCTCGAGAGAGCCTGAagaaaaaaatcgaaacttATAAGCAGGGGCTTGTGGTAAGGAGGAAGGAAATCGAACAGGCGAAAGTGGGTCTGGAGAAAGATGCAGCGGAGTTGAAGAAGCTGAAAAGCGAGGAGAAGATTTTGAAAGGCCTTGTTCAACAGCTTAAAG AACGTAAAGAAGAAATTGAGAAGGTAGAGGAGAAGGAGCGTCTACAGAAAGAAAAGGAGGAGAAGGAAAGGAAAGATGCTGAGTTAGCTGCCCAGCCAGCAAAGGAGAACAGTGAGGAGAAGACAGATGGCAATGAAAAAGTTGAAGGAAGCACCGCTGGAGAAGAGATGCCGGGAGCTTCACATGACGATGATTATCCCGATGAAGACACATATCATGATGAGATTGGTAATTACAAGGATTCTCCTACAGACGAG GAGCCAGCAGCTGAAGCTGAACCAACAAGTATACTGGAAGAGGCTACTCACACTAATCCAGCAGACGAG CATGTTGTGGACACGAAAAAGGAATCTCCCTCATCGGAGGATCCTCTCACAGATGGATCTCAAAATGATGGTAGTACCAAAAAGGAGTCAGACGAG GATGATCTTGTTTCCGAGAAGAAGGAAGAGTTGTCAAAGGAGGAGTTGGGGCGTCTCGTTGCGTCTCGCTGGACAGGAGAGAAATCTGATAAGCCAGCTGCTGAGGCAGATGATACCCCCAAAGCTGATGATCAGGAAAACCATGAGCATACGCCCATCACTCCACATGAAGTAGATGAAGACGATGGGTTTGTTTCAGATGCTGACGAAGATACGGCAGACGAAGGAAAATACAGCGACCATGAACCCGAAGATGACTCATATGAAGAGGAGCATCGGCATGATTCTACTACTTCCTACAAATCTGATGCAGAGGATGATCTCGATCTATCAG AGACAACAACCTCAAATCCTACTTGGTTGGAGAAGATACAAAAGACCGTCAAGAGCATTTTACAGGCTGTGAATCTGATCCAAACCACACCAGTTGACAAATCGG AGGCTGATCGGGTACGCAAGGAATACGATGAGTCGAGCTCAAAACTGAACAAAATACAGTCAAGGGTGTCGAGCTTAGAGAAGAAGCTAAAGCAAGACTTTG GACCGGAGAAAGAGTTCTATTCGTTCCACGCTCggtgttttgagagtaaacagGGCAA GTATACTTACAAAGTCTGCGGATATAAAGAAGCAACACAAGAGGAAGGCTATTCGAAAACTCGGTTAGG GGAATGGGAGAAGTTTGAGAACTCGTACCAGTTCATGACATATACAAACGGAGATAAGTGCTGGAACGGTCCAGATAGAAGCCTGAAG ATTAAGCTAAGATGTGGGTTAAAGAATGAGCTTATGGATGTGGATGAACCAAGCCGTTGCGA ATATGCAGCAGTTTTATCTACTCCAGCTCGGTGTTTGGAAGATAAACTTAAA GAACTAGAACAAAAGCTGGAGAAGATGATGAGCCAAGACCAATCTCACAGTCACGACGAACTCTGA
- the LOC106405645 gene encoding FBD-associated F-box protein At5g56380 has translation MDRISHLPEEIISKILSFLPTRDVMRTMFLSKSWKSLWILVPRLEFDDTHFLRGGTSRASHYGNFRRFVDRSLLSHAAAGQVLQSLSLRSAHNVTRDDVEIWLRTAVKLGLKELKLVNFVDYRGLGLRSIYTCETLVVLRLEKSTLDVPDHVCLRSLKTLSLIYMTYSSPNSLLRMLPSCPVLEELFLQQTQAYQTNVLSLKIMVPSLKRLSLISEGYRPTGDVNLMIDTPSLKSLQIVDRSGNFSFSEPMNINQVLKANVDVILKRPEKLLHSLASVVHIRLCLSASEVVYPDGCCFHRLKHLEVCTCKSEWLLLFMRVLQDSPVLKVIKINQCHPVINPRTRHWNQPGSVPRCFSSNLEYFEWVNYEGTQYEKQLSTYILKTAVFLKKASFTASSGDDYKEKLQMLQELSFSRRASSTCELVFN, from the exons ATGGACAGAATCAGTCACTTACCTGAGGAAATCATATCGAAGATATTGTCTTTTCTTCCGACCAGAGATGTAATGCGAACTATGTTTTTGTCTAAAAGCTGGAAGTCTCTCTGGATACTGGTACCAAGACTTGAGTTTGATGACACTCACTTTCTACGTGGGGGTACTTCAAGGGCCTCTCATTATGGAAACTTTCGGCGGTTTGTGGACAGATCTTTGCTGTCACACGCAGCCGCAGGTCAAGTTCTTCAAAGTCTGTCTCTCAGATCAGCTCACAATGTCACACGTGATGATGTTGAGATTTGGCTCAGAACCGCGGTGAAACTTGGTCTAAAGGAGCTGAAACTCGTAAACTTTGTTGATTATCGTGGTCTTGGTCTAAGAAGTATATACACTTGTGAAACGCTTGTGGTCTTGAGACTCGAAAAGTCTACTTTGGATGTTCCTGATCACGTTTGCCTAAGATCTCTGAAAACTTTATCCCTCATATATATGACTTACTCTAGCCCCAATTCTCTCCTTAGAATGTTACCTAGTTGTCCTGTTCTTGAAGAATTGTTCCTACAGCAAACACAAGCCTATCAGACCAATGTGCTGAGTCTTAAGATTATGGTGCCTTCTTTGAAGAGATTATCTTTGATTTCCGAAGGTTATCGACCCACAGGAGATGTGAATCTTATGATAGATACTCCTTCCTTGAAATCCTTGCAAATTGTAGATCGTTCAGGCAACTTTTCATTTAGCGAGCCAATGAACATCAACCAAGTGCTGAAAGCCAATGTTGATGTTATTCTCAAGCGTCCTGAGAAGCTTCTGCATTCTCTTGCTTCAGTCGTGCATATTCGTCTATGTTTATCAGCTTCAGAG GTGGTGTATCCTGATGGGTGTTGCTTCCATAGACTCAAACATTTGGAGGTATGTACATGCAAATCAGAGTGGCTGTTACTATTTATGCGTGTGCTCCAAGATTCACCTGTCTTAAAGGTTATCAAAATCAACCAG TGTCATCCTGTTATTAATCCACGGACTCGTCACTGGAACCAACCGGGCTCTGTTCCAAGATGTTTCTCCTCAAATCTTGAATATTTTGAGTGGGTAAATTACGAAGGAACACAATACGAGAAACAACTTTCGACGTACATCTTGAAAACCGCAGTTTTCTTAAAGAAGGCGAGCTTCACTGCTAGTTCCGGTGATGATTACAAGGAGAAACTGCAGATGCTTCAGGAGTTATCTTTTTCACGAAGGGCTTCATCCACTTGTGAGCTTGTGTTTAACTGA
- the LOC106405577 gene encoding probable pyruvate kinase, cytosolic isozyme, which yields MAMIEQRPKTKIVCTVGPASRSVEMVEKLLRAGMNVARFNFSHGSHEYHQETLDNLRQAMLNTGILCAVMLDTKGPEIRTGFLKDGKPIQLKQGQEITISTDYDLQGDEETICMSYKKLAEDVNPGMVILCADGTISLLVLSCDTENGTVRCRCENSAMLGERKNVNLPGVVVDLPTLTEKDKEDIMKWGVPNQIDMIALSFVRKGSDLVQVRKLLGDHAKNILLMSKVENQEGVANFDDILVNSDAFMIARGDLGMEIPIEKIFLAQKVMIYKCNIQGKPVVTATQMLESMIKSPRPTRAEATDVANAVLDGTDCVMLSGETAAGAYPELAVRTMAKICVEAESTLDYGDVFKRIMQYSPVPMSPLESLASSAVRTANSARATLIMVLTRGGSTARLVAKYRPGMPILSVVVPEMKTDFFDWSCSDESPARHSLIFRGLIPVLYAGSARASHDESTEEAIEFATQHGKEKQLCKTGDSVVALLRVGNASLIKILTVK from the exons ATGGCGATGATAGAGCAAAGGCCGAAGACGAAGATCGTGTGTACCGTTGGTCCCGCTTCCAGATCCGTTGAGATGGTCGAGAAGCTTCTCAGGGCTGGCATGAACGTCGCTAGGTTTAACTTCTCTCACGGATCTCATGAGTACCACCAGGAGACTCTCGATAATCTCCGTCAAGCTATGCTCAACACTGGTATCCTCTGCGCCGTCATGCTCGATACCAAG GGTCCAGAGATCCGAACCGGATTCTTGAAAGATGGGAAACCAATCCAGTTGAAACAAGGCCAAGAGATCACCATCTCCACTGACTACGACTTGCAGGGAGACGAGGAAACAATCTGCATGAGCTACAAGAAGTTGGCTGAGGATGTGAACCCAGGGATGGTTATCCTCTGTGCTGACGGTACAATCTCGTTACTGGTCCTCTCCTGTGACACAGAGAACGGCACAGTCCGTTGCCGCTGCGAGAACTCTGCCATGCTTGGTGAGAGGAAGAACGTTAATCTCCCAGGTGTTGTTGTGGACCTCCCAACTCTAACTGAGAAAGACAAAGAAGACATCATGAAGTGGGGAGTCCCGAATCAGATCGATATGATCGCTTTGTCTTTTGTCAGAAAAGGTTCGGACTTGGTTCAGGTCAGGAAACTGTTAGGAGATCATGCCAAGAACATTCTTCTCATGTCAAAG GTTGAGAACCAAGAAGGTGTGGCGAACTTCGATGACATTCTTGTCAACTCCGACGCGTTTATGATTGCAAGAGGAGATCTCGGCATGGAGATCCCAATCGAGAAGATCTTCCTAGCTCAGAAAGTGATGATCTACAAATGCAACATCCAGGGAAAACCAGTGGTCACAGCGACTCAGATGCTCGAGTCCATGATCAAATCCCCTCGACCCACAAGAGCTGAAGCCACTGACGTAGCAAACGCAGTCCTCGACGGCACCGACTGTGTCATGCTCAGCGGAGAAACCGCAGCTGGAGCTTACCCTGAGCTAGCTGTACGCACGATGGCCAAGATCTGCGTTGAAGCCGAGAGCACGCTTGACTACGGAGACGTCTTCAAGAGGATCATGCAGTACTCTCCGGTTCCAATGTCCCCGCTGGAGTCACTGGCCTCCTCTGCAGTCAGAACAGCTAACTCGGCTAGAGCCACGCTCATCATGGTCCTAACCAGGGGAGGAAGCACGGCGAGGCTTGTGGCTAAATACAGACCAGGGATGCCTATTTTGTCAGTCGTTGTTCCCGAGATGAAAACAGACTTCTTTGACTGGTCTTGCAGCGACGAATCGCCGGCGAGGCACAGTCTCATCTTCCGTGGGTTGATTCCGGTGCTGTACGCAGGGTCTGCTAGAGCCTCGCATGATGAGTCCACAGAAGAAGCTATTGAGTTTGCGACTCAGCATGGGAAAGAGAAGCAGCTGTGTAAGACTGGAGACTCTGTTGTTGCTCTGCTCCGAGTTGGTAATGCTTCTCTAATCAAGATCTTGACCGTCAAGTGA
- the LOC106406603 gene encoding glucosidase 2 subunit beta isoform X1: MRVVVLPSSLSVSLQLCTLLLLASAIRSSSSPLNDPFLGISPQDEKFYKSSSEIKCKDGSKRFTKAQLNDDFCDCADGTDEPGTSACPNGKFYCRNAGHSPLILFSSRVNDGICDCCDGSDEYGGNVTCPNTCWEAGKAARESLKKKIETYKQGLVVRRKEIEQAKVGLEKDAAELKKLKSEEKILKGLVQQLKERKEEIEKVEEKERLQKEKEEKERKDAELAAQPAKENSEEKTDGNEKVEGSTAGEEMPGASHDDDYPDEDTYHDEIGNYKDSPTDEEPAAEAEPTSILEEATHTNPADEHVVDTKKESPSSEDPLTDGSQNDGSTKKESDEVKKVDDLVSEKKEELSKEELGRLVASRWTGEKSDKPAAEADDTPKADDQENHEHTPITPHEVDEDDGFVSDADEDTADEGKYSDHEPEDDSYEEEHRHDSTTSYKSDAEDDLDLSETTTSNPTWLEKIQKTVKSILQAVNLIQTTPVDKSEADRVRKEYDESSSKLNKIQSRVSSLEKKLKQDFGPEKEFYSFHARCFESKQGKYTYKVCGYKEATQEEGYSKTRLGEWEKFENSYQFMTYTNGDKCWNGPDRSLKIKLRCGLKNELMDVDEPSRCEYAAVLSTPARCLEDKLKELEQKLEKMMSQDQSHSHDEL, translated from the exons ATGAGAGTAGTAGTGCTACCTTCCTCTCTCTCCGTCTCTTTGCAACTATGCACTCTTCTCCTCCTTGCTTCTGCGATTAGATCGAGCTCTTCTCCATTGAACGATCCGTTTCTCGGCATTTCTCCTCAAG ATGAGAAGTTTTACAAATCATCTTCTGAGATTAAGTGTAAGGACGGATCAAAGAGATTCACGAAAGCTCAACTTAATGACGATTTCTGCGATTGTGCAGACGGAACCGACGAGCCAG GTACATCAGCTTGTCCGAATGGAAAGTTCTATTGTCGGAACGCAGGCCATTCtccattaattttgttttcttccagagtcaatgatggtATCTGTG ATTGTTGTGATGGAAGTGATGAGTATGGTGGTAATGTGACTTGCCCGAATACATGCTGGGAGGCTGGAAAAGCTGCTCGAGAGAGCCTGAagaaaaaaatcgaaacttATAAGCAGGGGCTTGTGGTAAGGAGGAAGGAAATCGAACAGGCGAAAGTGGGTCTGGAGAAAGATGCAGCGGAGTTGAAGAAGCTGAAAAGCGAGGAGAAGATTTTGAAAGGCCTTGTTCAACAGCTTAAAG AACGTAAAGAAGAAATTGAGAAGGTAGAGGAGAAGGAGCGTCTACAGAAAGAAAAGGAGGAGAAGGAAAGGAAAGATGCTGAGTTAGCTGCCCAGCCAGCAAAGGAGAACAGTGAGGAGAAGACAGATGGCAATGAAAAAGTTGAAGGAAGCACCGCTGGAGAAGAGATGCCGGGAGCTTCACATGACGATGATTATCCCGATGAAGACACATATCATGATGAGATTGGTAATTACAAGGATTCTCCTACAGACGAG GAGCCAGCAGCTGAAGCTGAACCAACAAGTATACTGGAAGAGGCTACTCACACTAATCCAGCAGACGAG CATGTTGTGGACACGAAAAAGGAATCTCCCTCATCGGAGGATCCTCTCACAGATGGATCTCAAAATGATGGTAGTACCAAAAAGGAGTCAGACGAGGTGAAGAAAGTG GATGATCTTGTTTCCGAGAAGAAGGAAGAGTTGTCAAAGGAGGAGTTGGGGCGTCTCGTTGCGTCTCGCTGGACAGGAGAGAAATCTGATAAGCCAGCTGCTGAGGCAGATGATACCCCCAAAGCTGATGATCAGGAAAACCATGAGCATACGCCCATCACTCCACATGAAGTAGATGAAGACGATGGGTTTGTTTCAGATGCTGACGAAGATACGGCAGACGAAGGAAAATACAGCGACCATGAACCCGAAGATGACTCATATGAAGAGGAGCATCGGCATGATTCTACTACTTCCTACAAATCTGATGCAGAGGATGATCTCGATCTATCAG AGACAACAACCTCAAATCCTACTTGGTTGGAGAAGATACAAAAGACCGTCAAGAGCATTTTACAGGCTGTGAATCTGATCCAAACCACACCAGTTGACAAATCGG AGGCTGATCGGGTACGCAAGGAATACGATGAGTCGAGCTCAAAACTGAACAAAATACAGTCAAGGGTGTCGAGCTTAGAGAAGAAGCTAAAGCAAGACTTTG GACCGGAGAAAGAGTTCTATTCGTTCCACGCTCggtgttttgagagtaaacagGGCAA GTATACTTACAAAGTCTGCGGATATAAAGAAGCAACACAAGAGGAAGGCTATTCGAAAACTCGGTTAGG GGAATGGGAGAAGTTTGAGAACTCGTACCAGTTCATGACATATACAAACGGAGATAAGTGCTGGAACGGTCCAGATAGAAGCCTGAAG ATTAAGCTAAGATGTGGGTTAAAGAATGAGCTTATGGATGTGGATGAACCAAGCCGTTGCGA ATATGCAGCAGTTTTATCTACTCCAGCTCGGTGTTTGGAAGATAAACTTAAA GAACTAGAACAAAAGCTGGAGAAGATGATGAGCCAAGACCAATCTCACAGTCACGACGAACTCTGA